GACTGCCTGTGTGAATCCCTGGGAGTAGATCTCACTGGGACCCTGGCAGTTCAGGGGGAGGGAGCGAGGTAGTGCTGGTAGAAGAGGTTCCAGAATCCTAAAGCAACAGCAGAAGAATGACAATGGAAACAGCAAACATCTTCCAGTTGGTTCCTCTCCCAATGCCACCTGCAGGGGAGCCCCAAGCAAAGCCCCCATTGCTCGGCAGTGGGCTCCCATTGCGGAAATAAGATTGAGTAGACTCAAGGGGGACATGCTGAATATCTGTCTGGCGGTGTCTTTAAAACCAGGAAGGTTCTCATCTGCTTGGAATGTAACAGAAACAGGTCTTCCTGAAGGCGTGAGGTGGGATTAAGTAATCTTTCAGAAGTTGATCCTAGCCCTGTGCTTGGATACCCCAAGGGAACAAGGCAGTCTAGAATCTTGGGGTCTGGGGACTGTTGAATACTATACTCTGGGGTCCGGAGTTGATGGAAGAGGCAGAGAATGTTTGGAGGTAAAGATAAAATGAAGAAGGAAGGAGTAAAACAAGGCAGGGCAATGGTAGCCTAAGATCTTAACCTGCATTTTCCAATTTACAGAGAACTTGTAATGCTTTATCTCCTTTATCGGAACAATCAGACAATCACGTCTGTGTGAGATAAGGAAGGTGATTATCTTTATCCAAGTtcgacagataaggaaacaggtgCCTAAGCGCCCCAAGGAAGAGTGGCAGGGTCAAGGCTTAAAAGGAACAACCGGAATTGAAATCTCCAGAGGGGAAAGCTTGGCATCTCTATTTAGAAAAATCTCTACATGCAATTCTCATTTGCAGCCAGAATTGAGAACCATTGACCTAGGCTTTCTGCCTACTAAGCCAGTGAAGTTTCCAGAACATCTACTGTCCCTGTGGAAAGCTATGTTAGTGCATGTCCACAGTTACAAGCTTCTGGAAAGTAGGCCAGTTTGAGGTAAAGCTGGAAACAAAGAGGTATTTTAGGAGAGCTTCATCAATTGTATTCAGTCGTGAAAGGTGAGAACCTGGGTGAGTCAAGGTGTCCTAGGTTGCCCCTGGAGAAAAGGGATGTCGTGTACCTAAGGAAGAGAGCACCTCCACTCCTCAGTTCAGCCACTTCCATGGTCTTCCTggagaggggtcccagaagggcAGCCAGTAAGAGGCATCTGGAAGCCCAGAGAGTACTAGGGAGGTGGTGGGCATGCAGGTGAATCTGGCAAGTTCATGTTAAGAGTTTAGCCCATTATCAGGGCCAAGTTCTTGACTCAGTGGCTTAGGAGGAACTTATTTGCTTTTTCTAGCAACTCCACCCAGCCTAGGCAGGGGACACACTTCTCTCTGCGTTTCCTGCCACCTGTTCTAGTGGCAAAAGATTCTATTCCCACTTAGGTAATGGAGGCATTTTTGTAGGGAGCAGCCAGTTAAGATGTATGGATTCCCGTGTTGCTATAAACAGCCATGAACAGGCTACAGAACAGAACACCTGGGTACTTCCTGGAAAGTACTTCCTCCATCTTCTCAACAAATCAGATTCTCAAGACCAGCTGCTCCCCAACCTAGCTTATTCTTTGTTCTAGGAGACAGTTCCCAATGGACACATACCCGTGAAAACACTCTCTAGTAAACAACTGCATTGTTATTGAAATTTCGCTCTAAAATCCCAAAGCCAGGTAAAGCCTAATTGCCAGCTTTAATGATGGAGAAATCcaggcattaaaaacaaaaaacaaaaaaacaaaaaaaaccaaaccctgaTTTCTTGCATTGGTGGGTGTTTGGAAGAATGAAGTGAAGCATTAGGTCTTTTTAGTTTCTGTGGGCTTCCAGTGCTGTGCTCCCATGATGGCTCTTAGAAAGTCCCCAGATGTCCTGCAACACATCGCATGCTGGTGTTGAAAACATCGTGAGTGGCCTAGCTGGGTCTAGAACCATAGCAGCTTCGACTGCCTGCACACTTCCTTCTGTGGGGAATGACCAGCACAAGCCCCTCTGAGAAGTCTTTGAGACTGAGTCTTTGTCTGATAAGAGGTAGGGGCATCCATCCCCTCTGAGTTTACCCACCTGCTCTGTGACTCCTCTCTGTTATCCCAGCCACAGCCAACTGCATCCTCATGACCCTGTGGAGATGGGGTGTGGGGTATTAGAGGAGATGGTACAGCGCAGGGGGAAGGGCAGATGTGCTCTCCAGGACAAGTACCCTCACTCACTGAGAGACTTTTCAAGACAAACACAGCTTCCCCTCTTCAGACTGGTGCAAGCTGAGGCACTGAAAGCCATTATTTTAGAAAACCACACACCGTCCTCCTAATGGTCCCTTTGATTTTGTGCTTGTGGAAAGTAACAGCCAAAGAGAGAAATGTGAACAGTAACATGTATATTTCAGTTGTAGTCTGAGTCAAGGGGCCATGCGCCCAATCCTCTTCCTTATCCTTCAGCCCTCGGCAGACCCTGACCTCTCAATTGCACAATTCAGAGCTCGGCActcagcaggcactcaataactgTCTGTGCCAAGTGAAAACAATTTGCTGGGGCAAGTAGGAGTCAATCTTGCATCCCTCCCTGCCTTTTTTCCTCCCCGTCCAACCTTTGGGGCTCTGGTTTCCTGCAAGCAGTGAATTATTCATGTCTGCTCAGAGATATCACCTTGGCCCCTCCTAGGTTGCCAACAGGGTGGAACAGGGAGGTGGCTTTGTTCAGAGTCCGTAAATAGGAGGAGCGACCTTCTTGTTCAAACAGCACTTACAGGTAGGTGGCTGTTTTTGCTAAGTCATCCTGGGGATGCTCAAAGTCCCATTGTGAGATCCTTCCTggctcctccttcctccccacccctttaATAGACCCTTAAGTGGGCTCACACTGCTCTGCCACTCACTCTGCACTTGCACCATGGCTTACGTTGCCAAGTCCTTCTACGACCTCAGTGCTATCAGCCTGGATGGGGAGAAGGTAGATTTCAATACATTCCGAGGCAGGGCAGTGCTGATTGAGAATGTGGCCTCGCTCTGAGGCACAACCACCCGGGACTTCACCCAACTCAACGAGCTGCAATGCCGCTTTCCCAGGCGCCTGGTGGTTCTTGGCTTCCCTTGCAACCAATTTGGACATCAGGTGAGACGTCCCTGGTACTGTACCCAAGGAGTTGGGTTGCTGCAGCTCCAGTGGGCTAAAGAGAGGGGGAGGACGACTATGTGTGTTGGAGTGTCTTGAATCATGGGGTATGTTTTGTTAATCTAGGTCTTTAGGTGCATGCGAATACCAGGGGGAAGTCAGTATGATTCTGTCTGTGACAGAACACCAAACATatggatttttatggtttcttgtcTTCCCACTACACTCCACGAGGGCTGGAACCTGGTCTGTTTTTCTCTCCATTGTGTCCTCAGTGCCTGGGTATAGAAGGCActcattaaatgtttgttgaatgaatgactggagGAAATAGAAGATCAAGAATCAAACTAGGATTGAACTGACTCAGGAGACCTTCCTTTTCACTAGATTTGATTCTGCTACCTAATAGCTCTGTGCCCCAGGAAGAGTCACTCAATTTTTCGGTTTGGTTTCCTCTTCTATGAACTAGGGATAATACCACTTATCtgataggattattgtgaggttGTGGGGATAAGAGCTACAAAAGTAACTTTTAAAGTATAGAGTAATATGCAAATGTAAGCAACTTTACTATGTAGATtgaaaggttttgtttgtttgtttaaaatcaGCCAAGTGGAGAGTGAATTTGGGGGAAGGCAAAAGGGTTTGCAAAGTGTGGGTATCTCTTCTAGGCATCACACGTGCCTCTCTGTCTCTGATTAATGGGTCAAGTTGTTATAGGTCTTCAGCCCGCACACCTCAAGTTATCTTTTAGGGATTCTTATATTTTCACTtaggatttttgtgtgtgtgtgtggtacgcgggcctctcccgttgcggagcacaggctccggacgcacaggctcagcggccatggctcacaggcccagccgctccacggcatgtgggatcttcccggaccggggcacgaacccgtgtcccccgcatcggcaggcggactctcaaccactgcgccaccagggaagccctcacttagGATTTTGATAGCACAAGCAGGCAGAATGTCCTCCAATTATAATCCCTCGGGTTCAGTTCACAGTGGCATGAAGGCAAGGAAGAGATTATCAGAGATATAGGCAGGAAGGCTGAAATGTCATTGGCTGTGACAAACCTGAGCCCAAACCATGAGTGCTCTCACTGTTCCTTCCCTGCCTCAGTTCTGTTTCTAGGCTTGGCCAGggcaagagagacagaaaaggtaAAACCTCTTCAGAGGTGTCTCTCTGGCCCTAGAGATGCCTCCTTCCATCACTTCAGGCCAACCAGTTACTGGAGGGAATCCGTAACCTACCAGTAGCCAGCAGGCCTTTTGCATAAGGAGATAAGATGTCTAATAGCCATCAACTCTGGGCTCAAGATGTCATGATGGCCCGGAACTGACTGTACTAATTGGTTCTAGTAGGTCAGAGGCAGGAACTTCTTCCCCTGAGGGAGATATATGACTCTTAGACTTGGCGGATGGAGATGGAAAATAAGGGTTTCCATGGGTCTTTGCGGGCTGTCAGGGGTGGGGAATGCTAAGTAGGGATAGGACAGTCCGGGCAGCGGGGAGAAAAGACAGGCAACAGGTTGAGATCTAAAGCATCCTAGCTGAGTACAGCAAGTGAGCGTGAGGTGCAGGAAGCTAAGTGAAAGGAACGGTAATTACACATTCACAACTTTGGGTCCTGAAGCGCGTATTTCCTTAACGTCCCCTTCCCCTGGCCCATTCCAGAACACTAAACCTTCAATCCTATTTAATTCATGCCTGTTGGTCACGAAGTAATTCCGTTTACAGTAATTCCGTTTCATTGTTGTCTCTAACCTACTTTGCCTTTATGGCACCTGAAAACTAGTCTTCCTTGGATGGGGTTTTCCTTCATCAAAGCTTCCTCCTACTTGTACTTCAGATCTAGGACAAGATGAAAGGAAGAAGCTATAAATCCCATTCTTCTAGACCTCAATGTCACCTTTCGTTTGAGGAGCTGAGTAGGGCAGAGGCCAAGGCTAGATTCAACACTCAGAGCTAATTAGAAGAAAGACAGGCAAGGCCAGggcaaaaggaaagggaaggtggtggcagggtgtgtgtgtgtgtaggcatgTATGTGTGGGTGCGTAAGTGGAAGGAGGGTTCTAGGCAATATGACCTGAgcctcctttccctttctttctactGCCCAGAACTCAAGGTTCCTTGAAGCTTCAGACAGATACCCTAATCACAGAGAGAGAAGTGACAGCTCAAAAGCGCTATATCTTTCAGTACAAGAACAGCCAAGCTAGGGTCTGTGAGAACTTTCAGAAATGGCCTAGCAAACCATCAGACAATAGCTGTGAAAGGGAAAACTCCGAGTCAAGAGTAGGGCAAAGCgaatgaagaaggaaagagaaggaacggggtgggggtgggggggtgggggtgggaatacATAATAGAAAGAATGATCCTGGGGAGTACAGGAGGGTGACTTTGTAGATCCTTCATAGATCCTTCATCTCTTGCGTTTCCCAAGCTCTTTGTCTCTTTCCTCCCCCAGGAGAACTGTCAGAATGAGGAGATCCTGAACAGCCTCAAGTACGTCCGCCCTGGGGGTGGATTCCAGCCCACCTTTACTCTTCTCCAAAAGTGTGATGTGAATGGTCAGAATGAGCATCCTGTCTTCACCTACCTGAAGGATAAGCTCCCCTACCCTTACGACGACCCGTTTTCCCTCATGACCGATCCCAAGTTCATCATTTGGAGCCCTGTGCACCGCTCAGACGTGTCTTGGAACTTCGAGAAGTTCCTCGTCGGGCCAGAGGGGGAGCCCTTCCGACGCTACAGCCGCACCTTCCCGACCGTCAACATCGAGCCAGACATCAAGCGCCTCCTCAAAGTTGCCATATAAACACCAGCAGATCTCCTACTTCCTCCTGCCCCTGAGTGTCTTTCCTGAGCATTCAGTGTGCCCTCAGGAGACCCTGCTGGGCCCAGGCTTTCCCTTCAGATCAGTCCCCTTCATTGAAGAGCCTTGCCTTTCTGGTCTGcctgtttcctttccttccccccaAACTTCTGGTTGGTGATCCAACCTGGGGCTCCAAGACGGGTGGGCTCTGAGCCTTCACAGAATGATGGCCCCTTCCTAAATCTGTATGGGAGGTGTCAGAGAAGTGTGAGGGTCCGGAGCCAGCCTGCTGGCTGAGTCCAATAAAGGGCGGGTGTGGAAACGGCCaggctctctgtgtctcttccttGATGGAGGTGGGAGGGACGGTATAAAACCGCAGGTGGGACTGAGGAGCTGGCGGGATCAAGGGGACACTCCAATTACTGTCTGGAAAGCAGGCTCAGGTCAAGGTCTGGGTGGCAGGCGTTGTTTCGGGAAATGTGAATTGTATTATTACTTTATGGCTCTTCTTCAGAACTGGGGAAAGGAGGTGAtaaggagaagaaaggggaagaaaatggaGGAAGCACTGCGAAGTTAGTTAGAGGGTTCCAGTCAGGAAGATGTCACTCTCACTGTGGGTACTGGGCTGACTAAATGTTACCTGCACCTTGAGA
This sequence is a window from Mesoplodon densirostris isolate mMesDen1 chromosome 4, mMesDen1 primary haplotype, whole genome shotgun sequence. Protein-coding genes within it:
- the GPX2 gene encoding glutathione peroxidase 2, with protein sequence MAYVAKSFYDLSAISLDGEKVDFNTFRGRAVLIENVASLUGTTTRDFTQLNELQCRFPRRLVVLGFPCNQFGHQENCQNEEILNSLKYVRPGGGFQPTFTLLQKCDVNGQNEHPVFTYLKDKLPYPYDDPFSLMTDPKFIIWSPVHRSDVSWNFEKFLVGPEGEPFRRYSRTFPTVNIEPDIKRLLKVAI